A region from the Acyrthosiphon pisum isolate AL4f chromosome A1, pea_aphid_22Mar2018_4r6ur, whole genome shotgun sequence genome encodes:
- the LOC115033546 gene encoding uncharacterized protein LOC115033546: MRVQLQNDPSAKIFSEQLLDIGNGKIEHQNTQCIKLPDNFCNVVQTKNELIESVFLDILNNYLDQNWLSQRDILAAKNNDVDKINFQIQQLLPGDFMSFKSIDTTVDENEAVYFPTEFLNSLEILGMPPHKLRLKIGLPVIILRNLYPPKLCNGTRLVIKRITGNVLEATILTGKLKGEIVQLPRIPMIPSESPIPIKTSISYSFGIRNDHKQGSRTNNVHLWLGLGKSMFFPWTTICCMLTCGEAIKSIYISKRQVNQKYCTPISS, encoded by the coding sequence TACAATTGCAAAATGATCCATcggcaaaaatattttctgagcAATTGCTGGATATTGGAAACGGTAAAATAGAACATCAAAATACACAATGCATCAAATTGCCAGACAATTTTTGCAATGTAGTGCAGACAAAAAATGAACTAATTGAGAGTGTCTTCCTGGATATACTGAATAATTACTTGGATCAGAATTGGCTTAGTCAACGTGATATTTTAGCagcaaaaaataatgatgttgaCAAAATTAACTTTCAGATACAACAGTTATTGCCAGGTGATTTTATGTCTTTTAAATCAATCGACACTACTGTCGATGAAAACGAAGCAGTATATTTTCCCactgaatttttaaattctctgGAAATACTAGGAATGCCACCACACAAACTTCGATTGAAGATTGGTTTACCAGTTATTATTTTGCGTAATTTGTATCCACCTAAATTATGCAACGGTACACGTTTGGTAATCAAAAGGATCACCGGAAATGTTCTTGAAGCAACTATTTTGACTGGGAAGTTAAAAGGAGAAATTGTGCAGTTGCCACGTATTCCAATGATACCATCAGAATCTCCTATACCAATTAAGACTTCAATTTCCTATTCGTTTGGCATTCGCAATGACCATAAACAAGGCTCAAGGACAAACAATGTACATTTGTGGCTTGGACTTGGAAAATCCATGTTTTTCCCATGGACAACTATATGTTGCATGCTCACGTGTGGGGAAGCCATCAaatctatttatattagcaAAAGACAGGTTaaccaaaaatattgtacaccGATTAGttcttag